In Sphingobacterium sp. R2, the genomic stretch ATTTTGTCCGCAAAGCTTCAACACGATCAAATTGCACCGAAGCGGCACTAAATTTTCCGCGTTCATACAACTCCATTCCCGTTTTATACGCCTTGTTGATTTGTTGCCATTCTGTCTGTTGCGCTAATGCTGGCGTCGCCATAACGGTTAATGCAACTCCCACCTGGTAAATCTTCTTATACATAATATGTGAAACCTTAATATGTTATTTATCTGCAAATGTAAATGAATCTTCTCCCAAACCCTGATAAAATTGCTCTGAAATGCGAGTATATTGAATGCTCCTTACCTTTTATAGGTGCTTAGGATCGCTTCAAATTTATCGAAATTCAATTCAAATCTCCACTGCTAAAGAGATAGTTTTATTCATTCTACTAAATTATACTTTAATTGAGCTATTTTACACAAAAGTTATTAACATCTGTGAATAATACTGTATTATAACGGAAATTTTGCACAAAAAATATGCCCGACAAAAATAAAGTCAGGCATAATATTTCTTAAGCCAATACCGTCTATCCGCGTTGTCCTGCCAATAAGTATAAGACAGCCATACGTACAGCAACACCGTTTTCAACCTGATCCAAAATAATGGAGTGTTCACTGTCGGCAACGTCCGATGTGATTTCGACGCCACGGTTGATTGGTCCAGGGTGCATAATCGTGATGGGTTTATCCAAAGAGTCCAAAATCTCTTTATTCAGCCCATAAAGCATGGAGTACTCTCTTAATGATGGGAAATAAGCAATATCTTGGCGTTCCAATTGAATTCTTAACATATTTGCTACGTCACACCAATTCAGCGCCTTTCTCAAATCGTGCTCCACTTTTACACCCAATGAAGTGATATGTTTCGGAATTAATGTAGTCGGTCCACAGACCATCACTTCCGCACCCTGCTTTTGAAGACATAAGATATTAGACAGCGCAACCCGTGAGTGGGTGATATCGCCTACTATAGCAACTTTTCGACCAGCCACATCGCCATAACGCTCGCGGATTGAAAAAGAGTCCAGTAAAGCTTGTGTCGGATGTTCATGTGCTCCGTCACCTGCATTGACAATCTGCGCATCCACATGCTTACTTAAAAATACCCCTGCACCAGCATAAGGATGTCGCATCACAATCATATCAACCTTCATCGCGAGGATATTGTTGACGGTGTCTATCAGCGTCTCTCCTTTACTTACGGAGGACGATGATGCTGCAAAATTAACAATATCTGCAGAGAGTCTCTTTTCAGCAAGTTCAAAAGATAGACGTGTGCGCGTAGAGTTTTCAAAAAAAACGTTGGCGATTGTAATATCCCGTAAGGAAGGAACCTTTTTAATCGGTCTGTTTAATACTTCTTTAAAATTACTTGCTGTATCCAGGATCAATTGGATGTCGTTTTCATTTAGATCTTTGATCCCCAATAAATGGCGGGTACTTAGTTGTTCTGCTACAGATGACATTTTAGCGTATTCAAATATTTACTAATCATTTTGTATTGAAAGTACTCGTTCCCAAGGCCAAAATAGACTTTAGAACGTTGAAGCACTTCTATTAATCGCCAGCTGACGTCTTCTTTTCTGTAATCAGGATAATGCTATCCTGATCATCTGACTCTTTCCAGTTAACAATTACTTTTTGCGAATCAATTGAATCGACCTGTATGCCGATATAATCAGGTTGAATAGGAATCTGTCTGGAGAATCTACGATCGACCAAAACAAGCAATTCTATTCGTTTTGCACGGCCAAAGGCCTGTACAGCATCCATTGCGGCACGAATAGTACGTCCTGTCCATAAGACGTCATCTATAAAAATGACCTCCTTACCTTCTACAATAAAATTGATATTTGTGCTATTTGCTAAGAGTGGACCAGCATTTCCTTTTGTGCGGAAGTCATCGCGGTAAAAGGTAATGTCCAAATCGCCAACTAAAATCTCTTTACCGATCATTTGTTCGAGCTCTTTGACAATACGTCTCGCTAAGAAAGTTCCTCGGGGTTGAATACCTATGACGACAGCATTTGAAAAATCACCGTGATTCTCAATCAATTGACGACATAGTCTTTGAATTGTGATTTGAAATTTTGGTCCGTCTAATAAAATCGACTGTTTCATTATGGGAATGTTTGAGCAAAGCTACACTTTTTTTATAGAAATAACGCCATGAGCGGCAATTAATTTCACTATTTGCATCCCATTGGCACATTATTAAAAAGTAATTTAAACACAGTATATCTCGCTTTCCGTAAAATTTGCAAACCTATTACTTCAGCATATCAACAGATTTTTTCGAGCATATATAACACTTACTAGCAATTAATTACAGAAAATACCATAGCATCGACCTGTCATACATGAACATTACTCATCACGCTCGACAGGTTTATTATTCCGTGCAAAAAAATACACAGGCACACCGATCAAGACAAGTATAAATCCAGGCCAGGTATATTGCGGTTTATAAATAATCAGTAACACGCAAAAAACCGTACCTATTACAAGATATAAAATTGGTGTAACCGGAAATAGGAACGTCCTATAGGAGCGCTCTAAATCGGGCCTTCTAACACGCTGAATAATGACACCGAGTACCGTGATCATATAGAATATCACAATTACAAAGGATATCATATCCAGCAAATTCCCGTACTGGCCGCTTAAACAGAGTAATGAAGCCCAAATTCCCTGTAGCCACAATGATCTTGCCGGCACATCGTACTTGTTGTTGGGAATTGCCTGTTTCAAAAACAAACCATCCTTGGCCATGGTCTGAAAAACACGCGCTCCTGACAATGCAAGTCCGTTGACACAACCAAATGTCGAGATCATAACTAAAATCGCCATCGCTATTGTACCACTATGACCTAATATTTTCTCAGCGGCCGCAATCGCGACCCGATCATTGGCAGCAAAAGCGATCTCCTCTCTACTTAAAGCCGCCAGGTAAATGTAATTACAACTGATATAGAGCAGCATGACCAAGCTTGTACCGATTACCAAGGCGCGTACAACATTACGCTGCGGGTTGACAATTTCGCCGGAAACAAACGTTACATTTTCCCAGGCCACACTGCTGAACACCGAACCGACCATTGCAGCAGCTAATGCTCCCATCAAAGCGCCTCCAGAGATCTGCGACCAGCCTACACCTTTTAAATTCTGGAAAGAATCCCAGCCGTAAGCCATGTTTTCCGAAAAATGATTTTGTTTAATCAAGAACAAACCACCTAAAATCAACAAAATCAAAGCAATGATTTTTGCAGAAGTAAAAAAAGATTGGACAGTTTTTCCACTTTTAATTCCCCGGGTATTAATAAAGGTAAGCAGCATTATCACGCCCATTGCGAGAATCTGGATCCAGGTAATCTTAAATTCCCCCCGCTGGAACAGTGGTGGAGCATCATTCAACTGCGGGATAAGATAGGCCGTAAACTTACCAAAAGCCACTGCTACCGCTGCTATCGTCCCTGTTTGAATGACCGTAAATAAACTCCAACCATATAAAAAGCCGATAGGTTTCCCAAATATTGCTGTCAGATAGGTGTATTGCCCACCAGCCTTTGGATACATCGATGATAATTCGCCATAGCAGATTGCAGCAGCGACCGTTGCCAAAGCCGTTAACAACCACACCACTGCCAACCAATATCCGGACCCCAGCTGCCGCATCATATCGCTCGATACAATGAAAATACCACTCCCGATCATCGACCCCATGACCAGCATCACTGCATCCCACAATTTTAATTGACGTTTCATATGCTATTTGTTTAGTATGATTTTCATTGGCAAAAGAACACCTTACATCCGGCATTCTAAATCACTTGCTTCATTATTGCGCACTCGACACCTTCTTAGATAACTATAAAGACAATATAAAAGCGCCATTACTAGGCACATCTGTATAATAAGCTTTTCCATAGAAGAATCTCCTCCTCATTCGGGTCGGTTTATAAGCCCTTAAGCTAAGAAAAAATAATCAAAAAAAAGCTGCCCTTTGCTACAAATTTCTGTTTTGAATATCTGTAGCAAAGGGCAGCCCTTATCTTAAAATGGTATCGCTAACAATTACTCAACACCATACTGTTGTTTATATAATTTCTCCAAATCGGTTACCTGCTGTAGCAACTGTTTTTCCGATGTGGTAGCCAAAATGCTCTTATAGGCACCCAATGCGCGTAAAGCTGTACCAATATTAGAATATTCCAGCTCCGGCTTCGTTTGTGCAATATCCTGATACCACCGCATATTTTGCGTCATAAATTTCAGGTTACGGTTTACGATCTCATTTGCACGTTTCGTTTCTCCTGTTTCATACAATACATTGATAATTGGAATATACCCCAAAATATCGCGCATTAGATAAACACGCTTCGGCATCTTTTCATAAGTCTCGACGGCAACTTTACGCGCTTCATCCTTACGACCTTCCATCATTAATTGTGTCGCCGTACCACCCATTACTGTATTTGTAATCATGGTAATCATCCGGTAAGACTCTGGATCCAAGTAAGAAGCATGTGCCATATTACCCCATTGATATTTTGTGGTAATGTCTTTGTAAGCAGACTGTGTATCGACCAATGTACCTTCTGCACCTGCAGGAGTTGCAATAGGCATTAAGCGCAATGCAAAACCCTCTTGCACCAAATATTTATCTAAGCCAAGGTAATTGTCATTTGGAACTGTTGCTGCAAAATAAATTGGACGTTTCCAATCGTTATTTAACAATACGTTTAATATCGACAACTCCGCTCTAGAAACATAATTTCTATTGTAAGTCCAGCTCATGGTATCGACAATAGATTCTTGCCATGCTTTAGGCACGACATTATTTTTCAGAACAGATTCTTTATTCACCGGAAGACTAAAGTTTTTGGTTGGCAAAAAGTTTTCAAACTTACCACCTCTCAATTCCAATTTGTTCTTCTGGTCGTCAGACAATAAAATCTGCATGATCAAATCCAGATCTACATGTCCTGGAACTTTCATATCCTGATAATAAAGCACTTCGCGAACACCTTTCTTGAATTTTTCATCGTCGATATTGATCGGTAAACCCTCGGCCTGATTCACTTTTTGTTTCATCTGGCGCATATACCAGTCCGAACTCAATAAACTTAAGTTTACGACACGTACATCCGGACGATAATTTTCAACTTCCTGAACATACCATAAAGGATAAGTATCGTTATCACCGTAAGTAAATAAAATCGCATTAGGTGCACATGACGCCAAATAGTTTTTAGCAAGATCACGGGCAGTTGTTTTCTCCGAGCGGTCATGATCATCCCAGTTCTGGAAGCCCAACAATACCGGAGCGCCCAATAGGCAGACTACTGTAGCGGCACCAGCGGCAATTTTACCATCCACTTTTTTGCTTAAATAATCCGCGATAGCGAAAACCCCAAGCCCTATCCAAATGGCAAAGGCATAGAATGAACCGGCATACGCATAATCACGCTCACGTGGTTGGAGTGGGCTTTGATTTAGATATAATACAATTGCTAATCCTGTAAAGAAAAACAACAGACCCACAATTCCCGCATCACGTTGTCTCTTTCCAAAATGCCAGAATGCACCGATTAAACCAATGATCAAAGGCAAGAAATAATATTTATTGTTCGAAGGATCAGTTTTCAATGAATCTGGAATGGCATTCTGTCCACCGTTATGCATTTGGTCAATCGGCTTGATGCCCGCCTGCCAATTACCTTCGGTAAATGAGCCCTGACCTTGTTGGTCATTCTGACGACCGGCAAAATTCCACAAGAAATAACGGCCGTACATATGTCCGATCTGATAACTGAAAAAGAACTTGAGGTTATCGGCAAAAGTCGGCGACTGACCTTCCGGAATTTTTAAGTAATCACGATAATATCCATCATGCCCATCTCGATTGCTATAAACACGAGGGAAAAACATCGTTTTATCGTATTTATAGTCCATACCGTTCTCCACCTTGGTATACTTGTCTTTATCTTTTCTGTACGTATACGTAGGCTCAGCATCAACTACCTGTGCATCGAAAGTAGGTCCGTTTAAAAGCGGTTCACTAGCATATTGCTCACGTCCAAGATAACTCACAAAAGAAAATGCATTATCCGGATCACTGTTATTTAAGGTTGGATTTGCCTTGGCGCGTACCATGATCATGGCAAAAGAGCTATAACCAAAAACAATAAACGCAGTGCTGATCAAAATTAGGTTCAACATGGGTTTAACCTTTTTAATTGAATACCAAATACCATAGACAAATAAAGCGACAGCTAAAATCATGAACAGATTAAATCCTGTCCCAAAACCCATGCCCAAACTATTCACAAAGAACAGATCAAAATAAGCTGCCACTTTCACCGTATATTGGATAATACCCCATAAAATGAGGGCCAAAACAACGACACCTATTAAGAAAGCTTTTATTGCTCCCGAAGAAGTTACTGTTTTTGAACGCTTAAAATAAATCACTAAAGCAATTGCGGGAATTACCAATAAGTTGAGTAAGTGTACCCCGATAGAAAGGCCCATCACATAGGCGATAAAGATCAACCAGCGGTCCGCACCAGCCTCATCGGCATGATTTTCCCATTTTAAAATCCCCCAAAATACTACGGCTGTACATAAAGAAGACATGGCATAAACCTCAGACTCTACGGCAGAAAACCAAAAGGTATCTGTAAAAGCATAGGCCAATGCTCCTACAGCACCCGAACCAAATATCTTAATTAAATCGGTCGACGTAAACGATCCATCAACACCCTTTACAACGATTTTCTTTGCTAAGGCTGTAATTGTCCAAAACAAAAACAAAATGGTCAGACCACTACATACCGCCGATCCGACATTCATCCAGAACGCAATTCGTGTCACATCTCCACCAGCAAGGTTGGAGAATATATTCTGAATCATTAAGAATAAAGGTGCTCCCGGCTGGTGCACAATTTGAAGCTTGAAGGCTGAAGCGATAAACTCACCACAATCCCACCAACTCGTCGATCGTTCGGCAGTCATGACATATGCTACAGTTGCAATTAGCGCACATATCCATCCTAAAAGATTGTTGATTTTAGTATAGTTCATAAAATGATAACTGTAAAAAGTATTATTAATACGGCTCGAAAATAAGGATAAGTTAATAAGAAATGAACTTTATTCTGATTTTTTAACACATATTGACTGAAACAATTTCATTATGTGAACCAATATTGGCTGTAAAGAAAGTGTAAAGAAAGTATATAAAACTGCACGCATATACTTCTATTGACCGACAACAGCACTGAAAAAGGATTGATGTAAAGATTTTTCAGCGTCAAACAAAAATTATTTATTTGAAAATCAGCCGAAATGCGCTTTACACGATATTTTTATTTGCAGAAATAAGAATAGTCCGTATATTTGCTTCATCAAATGTGAACGACATCATCACGATAGCATACACCTTTGAATTGTTTGTCCGATAGTATAAGGGTAGTACGACAGTTTTTGGTTCTGTTTGTCTTGGTTCGAATCCAGGTCGGACAACAAACAATAGAAAAGGCTTGCAAATGCAAGCCTTTTCTGCGTTATATGCAAGGCTTATATTTATAAAAGGGTTCAGATTTTTTTTAAATTGCATTTTGATTTTTAAAACAAATCTCTATCTTTGCGTCGTCAAAAAGAAAAAGACGGAAACGTTGGCTTTTTAGAGACATTGTCCGATAGTATAAGGGTAGTACGACAGTTTTTGGTTCTGTTTGTCTTGGTTCGAATCCAGGTCGGACAACTTTTAAAGTTAAGCATATATGGATTGTGAAAACAATCCATTTTTTTTAACGTTTAACTTTAAAAAATAGTCAGGGAATAAAAATATTGAATAAACGACAATACAACAACCCAACATAAATATACAAAACCATGCCTTTGCAATTCAACACGGTTAAACTATTTGCAGGTTCTGGCACTACAGAACTGGCCGAAAAAATCGCACAATCTTACGGGAAACCACTAGGAGACAAAACATTATCACGTTTTAGCGACGGTGAGATTCAACCATTCTACAATGAATCAGTTCGCGGAAGCGATGTTTTCATTATCCAATCAACCAACCAACCTACCGACAATCTTTTTGAATTATTATTGATGACAGATGCAGCGAAGAGAGCTTCAGCGCATTACATCACAGCGGTAGTCCCTTACTTTGGTTTCGCAAGACAAGATCGAAAAGACAAACCAAGAGTTGCTATCGGCGCAAAAATGATTGCTAATCTGTTGACCGCTGCTGGCATTCACCGCATCATGACGATGGACCTTCACGCAGCTCAAATCCAAGGTTTTTTCGATATTCCTGTTGACCATTTGGATGGCTCTATTATCTTCGTTCCTTATATCAAATCATTAAAACTTCCGAATTTAACAATTGCTTCTCCAGATATGGGCGGCTCATACAGAGCGCGTACTTTTGCTAAATTTTTCAATGCAGAAGTTATTATCTGTGATAAACGCCGTAAGCGTGCGAATGAAATCGAATCGATGTCGATCATTGGTGAGGTTACAGGTCAAGACGTTGTTTTGATCGATGATATCTGTGATACGGCCGGTACGCTTTCAAA encodes the following:
- a CDS encoding aspartate carbamoyltransferase catalytic subunit, which produces MSSVAEQLSTRHLLGIKDLNENDIQLILDTASNFKEVLNRPIKKVPSLRDITIANVFFENSTRTRLSFELAEKRLSADIVNFAASSSSVSKGETLIDTVNNILAMKVDMIVMRHPYAGAGVFLSKHVDAQIVNAGDGAHEHPTQALLDSFSIRERYGDVAGRKVAIVGDITHSRVALSNILCLQKQGAEVMVCGPTTLIPKHITSLGVKVEHDLRKALNWCDVANMLRIQLERQDIAYFPSLREYSMLYGLNKEILDSLDKPITIMHPGPINRGVEITSDVADSEHSIILDQVENGVAVRMAVLYLLAGQRG
- the pyrR gene encoding bifunctional pyr operon transcriptional regulator/uracil phosphoribosyltransferase PyrR; the protein is MKQSILLDGPKFQITIQRLCRQLIENHGDFSNAVVIGIQPRGTFLARRIVKELEQMIGKEILVGDLDITFYRDDFRTKGNAGPLLANSTNINFIVEGKEVIFIDDVLWTGRTIRAAMDAVQAFGRAKRIELLVLVDRRFSRQIPIQPDYIGIQVDSIDSQKVIVNWKESDDQDSIILITEKKTSAGD
- a CDS encoding APC family permease is translated as MKRQLKLWDAVMLVMGSMIGSGIFIVSSDMMRQLGSGYWLAVVWLLTALATVAAAICYGELSSMYPKAGGQYTYLTAIFGKPIGFLYGWSLFTVIQTGTIAAVAVAFGKFTAYLIPQLNDAPPLFQRGEFKITWIQILAMGVIMLLTFINTRGIKSGKTVQSFFTSAKIIALILLILGGLFLIKQNHFSENMAYGWDSFQNLKGVGWSQISGGALMGALAAAMVGSVFSSVAWENVTFVSGEIVNPQRNVVRALVIGTSLVMLLYISCNYIYLAALSREEIAFAANDRVAIAAAEKILGHSGTIAMAILVMISTFGCVNGLALSGARVFQTMAKDGLFLKQAIPNNKYDVPARSLWLQGIWASLLCLSGQYGNLLDMISFVIVIFYMITVLGVIIQRVRRPDLERSYRTFLFPVTPILYLVIGTVFCVLLIIYKPQYTWPGFILVLIGVPVYFFARNNKPVERDE
- a CDS encoding DUF2723 domain-containing protein; translated protein: MNYTKINNLLGWICALIATVAYVMTAERSTSWWDCGEFIASAFKLQIVHQPGAPLFLMIQNIFSNLAGGDVTRIAFWMNVGSAVCSGLTILFLFWTITALAKKIVVKGVDGSFTSTDLIKIFGSGAVGALAYAFTDTFWFSAVESEVYAMSSLCTAVVFWGILKWENHADEAGADRWLIFIAYVMGLSIGVHLLNLLVIPAIALVIYFKRSKTVTSSGAIKAFLIGVVVLALILWGIIQYTVKVAAYFDLFFVNSLGMGFGTGFNLFMILAVALFVYGIWYSIKKVKPMLNLILISTAFIVFGYSSFAMIMVRAKANPTLNNSDPDNAFSFVSYLGREQYASEPLLNGPTFDAQVVDAEPTYTYRKDKDKYTKVENGMDYKYDKTMFFPRVYSNRDGHDGYYRDYLKIPEGQSPTFADNLKFFFSYQIGHMYGRYFLWNFAGRQNDQQGQGSFTEGNWQAGIKPIDQMHNGGQNAIPDSLKTDPSNNKYYFLPLIIGLIGAFWHFGKRQRDAGIVGLLFFFTGLAIVLYLNQSPLQPRERDYAYAGSFYAFAIWIGLGVFAIADYLSKKVDGKIAAGAATVVCLLGAPVLLGFQNWDDHDRSEKTTARDLAKNYLASCAPNAILFTYGDNDTYPLWYVQEVENYRPDVRVVNLSLLSSDWYMRQMKQKVNQAEGLPINIDDEKFKKGVREVLYYQDMKVPGHVDLDLIMQILLSDDQKNKLELRGGKFENFLPTKNFSLPVNKESVLKNNVVPKAWQESIVDTMSWTYNRNYVSRAELSILNVLLNNDWKRPIYFAATVPNDNYLGLDKYLVQEGFALRLMPIATPAGAEGTLVDTQSAYKDITTKYQWGNMAHASYLDPESYRMITMITNTVMGGTATQLMMEGRKDEARKVAVETYEKMPKRVYLMRDILGYIPIINVLYETGETKRANEIVNRNLKFMTQNMRWYQDIAQTKPELEYSNIGTALRALGAYKSILATTSEKQLLQQVTDLEKLYKQQYGVE
- a CDS encoding ribose-phosphate pyrophosphokinase codes for the protein MPLQFNTVKLFAGSGTTELAEKIAQSYGKPLGDKTLSRFSDGEIQPFYNESVRGSDVFIIQSTNQPTDNLFELLLMTDAAKRASAHYITAVVPYFGFARQDRKDKPRVAIGAKMIANLLTAAGIHRIMTMDLHAAQIQGFFDIPVDHLDGSIIFVPYIKSLKLPNLTIASPDMGGSYRARTFAKFFNAEVIICDKRRKRANEIESMSIIGEVTGQDVVLIDDICDTAGTLSKAAALIMENGAKSVRAVCTHAVLSGKAYETIENSVLSEMIVTDTIQLDPEKAKQSTKIKVLSTADLFAKAIKSVNQHSSISDLFEVE